A DNA window from Massilia putida contains the following coding sequences:
- a CDS encoding potassium channel family protein, which translates to MYVVEGPENGYTSIPVAMYWATVTMTTVGYGDITPHTNLGKAIASFMMLLGWGILAVPTGIVTAEMTMRHRAAPARPDRRCPTAPAPATRPRRSSARIAAALP; encoded by the coding sequence ATGTACGTCGTCGAGGGACCGGAGAACGGCTACACGAGCATCCCCGTCGCGATGTACTGGGCGACCGTGACGATGACGACCGTGGGCTACGGCGACATCACGCCGCACACGAACCTCGGCAAGGCCATCGCGTCGTTCATGATGCTGCTCGGCTGGGGCATCCTCGCCGTGCCGACGGGGATCGTGACGGCCGAGATGACCATGCGCCACCGCGCCGCGCCGGCGCGACCGGACCGGCGCTGCCCGACTGCGCCAGCGCCGGCCACGAGGCCACGGCGAAGTTCTGCAAGGATTGCGGCGGCGCTGCCCTGA
- a CDS encoding VOC family protein, producing MRTDAMHSAIAIREIDHIVLRVVDLPRMLQFYGDVLGCREVRRQDEIGLVQLRAGSSMVDLIPVDGKLGSAGGAAPGRKGRNVDHFCFRVEPFDEAAIRAHLAAHGIEAGPAAPRFGAEGEGPSIYLQDPEGNTIELKGPPTTPS from the coding sequence ATGCGGACTGACGCCATGCACAGCGCCATCGCGATCCGCGAGATCGACCACATCGTGCTGCGCGTCGTCGATCTTCCCCGCATGCTGCAATTCTATGGCGACGTGCTGGGCTGCCGCGAAGTGCGGCGCCAGGACGAGATCGGCCTCGTGCAGCTGCGCGCGGGCAGTTCGATGGTCGACCTGATCCCGGTCGACGGCAAGCTCGGTAGCGCGGGCGGCGCGGCGCCGGGCAGGAAAGGGCGCAACGTCGACCACTTCTGCTTCCGCGTCGAGCCGTTCGACGAGGCCGCGATCCGCGCCCACCTGGCCGCGCACGGGATCGAAGCCGGACCGGCCGCGCCGCGCTTCGGCGCCGAGGGCGAAGGCCCGTCGATCTACCTGCAGGACCCGGAAGGCAATACGATCGAGCTGAAAGGGCCGCCCACCACGCCATCATGA